Part of the Periophthalmus magnuspinnatus isolate fPerMag1 chromosome 18, fPerMag1.2.pri, whole genome shotgun sequence genome is shown below.
TACTGGTGAAGTTTTTTGCCTAAGTACACCACAAGAGTTTTCATAAGTGGCATCTGGTTTTCCAAGCGGTCTCTCATTCAAGTACTAACTAGGCCTAACCCTGTTTGGCATCTGGGATCTGACAAGATTAGGCTTTGTCAAGGTAACATTTCTACCCacagtagtcctggtttagtcctggtttagtcctggttcagtcctggtttagtccaggtttagtcctggtttagtcctggtttagttctgagctAAACCCTTCCCTGCTTGTgtcttaaaatgcatttgtttttattttcgcAGATCAATTTGGTCCGCGAGCTGAGACTCCACCCCCCTTCACTGAGACTCTGTCTCCAGATGAATACACCCCGTCCCTTTCCACAGAAGCGTCACCCTCCTCAGAGCGCCCTCCGgctgtggctctgctctgccACCTGTTGATGCTGTGTCCCTATGTGGTGTCCACTGTGATCATGctctctctctgcagacacATGCACTCAGGTGAGGGGTGGGACCAGGTGTGGGGGGTGACTCAAGAATTTCCAGATATAATTTTGAAAATTATGTCTCTGTGTTTAAACTATTTCTTAAGTGGAAAGGAAAACTGAATATTATAGTTAATTTTATAAATTTGTGTATGTCTATGAGAGGTTTGGAACAGGAATAATACATGATTTTTGCTCGCAGGAAACCAGGAGCAGCCCATAATAATGATGTCACTAAGAGAAGCAGAAAGGGAATTGGATGAGCACGTCGATAACATCACAGTGGTCACTACAGAGTACTGCTtctgaagtttttatttttaataaagggcccatattcctctattttctgatttatgttatcatgttgtttcctcaccaaaaacatacccagagtgcATCGTTCTGTTTTCActcgcatgtttaacacaaaagccctgcatatttaggctgtgttctttcaGAAAACTTgagatgtcatgtgataatacaggaagtgctccactgtgtgtgtcCATGCTTAAGCTCACTTGACCCCTGTTACTTTTAAACTTGCATTgctaatttaaatataaatgtgattgTCCAAATGTCGTCATCcatgtcatgatccctgttaCGACAGAACAATCTGGCTAcaatggaccaatcagactcGGAGCCAGAACAGCTCCACCTTTCTCCTGGATTAACAAAAAAACCATCGCCATTTTAAGAACACCGCTAAGGTGAAAGTAGCTATGGCAAAGCTattgtttttcctcattctgtTCGTGTTTTATATGTCTGTACTACAAGTTGACCAAACTGGTAAGTTACCTTAGTCtatttttatacaatttaaatacttcaaatactttaaatactcaaatatgcagATCATTCGCTCATAGGAGAAGTGCAGCAACTTAACCCGACTGTTGCGCAGTCAATAACCTCAGAAGAATCTTGACTAATTCACAACAGGgtatcatttaaaacaacataacaaacaTATATTACACTCTACTAATCTCTTATATTAGTTAGAAGTTTCTTATGTGACCACATGACCTCGTGATGCACATCTAGAAAAACAGCTCAAACTACATTCCCTGAAAATGCCTCTCTAAACCATTATGATGCATTAAATAGTTTTCAAGCAAATGCataaatggtttaaaatcacTTTTCTGCTTGAGTAACATTGATTATTGTGTAGATACAAATAATGATATGATATTTCAATAACCCTAACAGATTCTATTCAGGGGCGTGCCTACGTTAGGGGTGACTGGAACTGGGGCCATCTTTCAGAGGACCTAATGCAGTATTGGAggtttaaaataaattcacaatcATAACGATTTTATTCACATCAATCATGTACCAACCTGCAGGAAATACCGAATTGTTATTGTGAAGGGGCTCgcctctccccagatctgacctgtagcttggttTGGTAGTGGTGTCACTGGCTTGTTCATGGAGAgccatgtttaatgcaatattgtggaacattccaggaaaagcaatctCTATGCAAACAAGAAAGTGGGGGATCCTCTACACAGGACATGCCCTGTGTGTACACCCCCTGGTAAACATGTAGGGACAAAGAGATCATATGGAATTTGAAATCAAAATTTTACATGCAATTCCTTAAGTGTCTCCACGGTGCCACACCAGTAAAAAGTCTGGACATGTCTCTGATAAGGGATAGCAAAAGgctaagttaaatctgtcaactggacaaatcattgtaggagtgaagatgttttgctgctcgtccaagccgtttcttcagttctggtcagatgggctcaccggtctctcctattatggctaacttatacatggaacaatttgaacaggagggactggcctcatttccaggtacTCCACTCAAACATTGGTATCGATATGTGGATgccaactggactaaaatcaaaattcaagatctggagccctttactgcacatattaatgctgtgtatcctaacatcaagttcacatg
Proteins encoded:
- the LOC117386474 gene encoding uncharacterized protein LOC117386474, whose translation is MFLFSSVLMMLWTESQGLRVSPDRSPLFRWDSVVLYCENPDWILLRTTRLDSGTRCGESWGEPREIQCFLPYIDPMDSGWYWCESRDGQSQGGRNITVTDQFGPRAETPPPFTETLSPDEYTPSLSTEASPSSERPPAVALLCHLLMLCPYVVSTVIMLSLCRHMHSGNQEQPIIMMSLREAERELDEHVDNITVVTTEYCF